Below is a genomic region from Culicoides brevitarsis isolate CSIRO-B50_1 chromosome 2, AGI_CSIRO_Cbre_v1, whole genome shotgun sequence.
atttacatCACAATTGCTGATGTTTTTACCAAAAACCTAAcgggtaaaatatttaaaataataaatcaaatttttatgaaattttggtgATTTTAcgtaacataattttaaaaattatttaaataaatccaaaaagttatttttaaaaaaaatattaaaaaaaaataataaaatatttaaacaaaaatattatattcatTCATCTTCATTTCCAACATTCaaggaaattattattatttttttcataaaaattatccaCATTAcgataattgataaaattttaaatattttattgaattcaatGACTGCCACATGATTTTATCATGAAGTTtaataaatctattttaattttattttttatattgtacaattttttctgaaaataagctaaaaatcaaaattttagagtACAAACTACAAAACACTAAAAGTTTTGATgagtttaaagaaaatattttttttttttcaaattatcaaattttttatttttgttgaaaaaaattttgtaaaattgattattttaaaaattttttttagtaaaacttGGCTAaaagattttcatcaaaaaaaagtttttttatgatatttttgcaatttttgagtCGAAaacactattttttaaaattgggtgcccagattttttttttttttttttttttttttgtaaaaataattttttcacttcaatTTTGTCGcctaattgaaattaaaatagatttttaaaaatttattcaatatttcactttttgattTCAATACTTTTATACAATCATTAAATGACACCTTTAATAAATCTACGTGTactaaaatcaacaaaacgcaacaaaacaataaaaaaataataagaattcaATTGAGACTgaagaacaaaaacttttcactGATGATTACattgttataatttattatttattgctcAGTCTGTTGTTATATAAAAACTCCACGTCATACTCGCATATGAATAATTAAGACTCTCTTTTAATGAAACTCATATTAAAGGCAAAGTTCACACGTGCAGATCAAGATTCTCGTAAATCAATTGATGAATTATTCTATTAAAATGCACACTTTTCAGGAACTATTGAGCTTTAAAGCAttctgattattattttacttgcGGAAGCATGAGCTTACACATCGTCACTGCCATCGTAATTTTTACAAGTCTTACTCAGAATGTTCTTTCTGAAGACAAATCTTTGGtaatttcctaaaataaaaaatatttttcatttaaaaaatttttttcttcttttttagtcGTCATACATTCAAGACTTGGGCTATCCAGCGGAAGTACACGAAGTCACAACGCAAGATGGTTACGTTTTAACTCTTCATCGGATCCCAAAAAgtccaaaaacgaaaaattccacaaaatcTTCGCCAATTCTGTTTGTGCACGGCATAGGAGTCAGCGGCAGCCTGTTCATTGTTCCAATTCCCAGTGTCGATAAAGGAATTGCTTACATGCTCTCCGATGCCGGATACGATATTTGGATATTACATTCACGCGGGACCCATCTTTCCATGCGACACATCAAACATCCGCCACACAGCAAGAAATTCTGGGACTTTAGTTGGCACGAAATTGGATTATTTGACGTCACCACGTCCATTGACTACATTTTACGGACGACGCGCCGCAAGAAAATCCATTACGTCGGATTGTCGCAAGGGAGCACTGCATTTCTTGTCGCGCTCTCACAACGTCCCGACTACAATCGGAAAGTGGCATCATCGTACCTCCTCGTGCCCGTTGGCTCATTAGTGCACGTCGCTGGTTTCGCCAAATTCATGATTGAGTCACGCATTGCAGATCGACTCGTCAAGACGTTCGGCGATGcaaatttacattatttaccgttgaaaaatgattttttgaagcagACACTGAAGATTTTCTGTCAAGATAGAGTGCGATTCACGTTGTGCCAGGAATTGATCGAATTTAGTATTGGACGCTTTAATGCATCATTGGATGTGTATGAGTTACTTTTCACGTTTGTGGAAATGGTAGACAATGTCGGTGCGAAACAATTCCAACATTACATCCAAGTAAAGCGAAGTGCGAGATTTCAACTGTATGACAACGGAAAAACACGAAATCAGCAAATTTACAAGACCAAAACGCCGCCGCTGTATAATTTAACAAACATCGCGGTGCCAGTCACTCTCGTGTCAGGCAAATTCGACAATTTAGCAAGTGAAAAggtaaaatctttttttttttgtttcaagaaaaatataaatttttttctattttcttttaggatgttttgattttaaaatcgaAGCTTGCCAATGTGAGACATTTGAATTTCGAAGCGAATCATATTGACTTTTTAGGCGTTTCCGggatattaaatgaaattaaagacGACATGATACAGTTCATGCGGCGTAATGAGTAAAGATATGTCTGGTGGTGTGAGCAAAAagtaattatgatttttaatagtcataaaaatattcttccgTAACTTGTTGGCAATTATcgcaaaataaacaagaaggTCGCaaaaaaagccataaaaacTTCCGTTTaggttttatttctttttgtagtgtgagcgtatttttggtcatttaatcatttttttggagTACTTTTTgtggttcaaaatttattttaaacttttttgccCTTTCCTTagttgaacattttaaaatcaaaaatgattaaaaatttcatatttttttttgttttgggcttttttccataatttttcatgatttttatttttttaattagattttattctcctaaaataatttttacaaaattatcgaaaattatttttttttcttatttttgacagttatttttatattttaaaaagtgaaatgcatgaaaatgttctaaattattttttttaattattaaaatgcaataaatggtttaaaaacaagaaataaattgataaaatattttattaaaaaaaatataataaaaattaataacaatcaaaaattaaataataatattagaaaattcattcattgattttaaacgaaaaagtttttcacaattttttattattgttttttattttattttgttattttgaattaaatttaaaagtaaggcctattataaaatttattaatttttttttttttgcaagatcttaaacaattttgttagcctcacaaaaaaattagtctCGCGTCAGACAGACTAAAAAAACctcaaacttaaaattttttattaaatgttttattttttgcccaaTTTTTGTACGATTTAGCTCTCCTAAATCCCTAAAGATGCTTCGTCATTGACCTTCTTCGATCAAGTCCTCCGCccgaaaaaattcacaaacaataaatattagacgaattttgtgttattttgccCGCGGCACGTATCAATCGTgattatttcacaaaattacaaGTAATACAACATTCAGTACGCAAAAATAATtaccaaaaaacaacaaaattactTCAGTACTGGTCAGTCAATGAAGAAGACGAGTAATGAATACATATAAAGTTGAAACTTATTAAAagcgattattatttatttttatgaattgtcTGTGACTGCCATGGCATTACATAAGGTgtgcgattaaaaaaaaatatttaggctACAAACTTAGACAAGAGATATTTTCGTGTTATTTAGTACTTTAATTCGATACGGAACGCAATGGTCAACGGCAGAACTCTGATAAATCTTCTAACGCTCGTAAATGCGACAACTCTCTTGTTTCGCCATCAAGGAAAGAAGATTTCCGATCCgattgtaagttttttaaaaaaatatttttccacgaaaaatgattctttgaatttttccagGCACAACAAATTCGTAAATACGGATATCCTGTCGAGGTGCATGACATTTATACAGATGACGGATACCGCCTGCGACTACATCGCATCCCTCATGGGGCATACGCGAATGCACAAAGTGGCAAAAAGCACAAAATCCGTCCGAAAATGCTCGGGGAACCACTTTTGCTTGTACACGGGGCCGTTTGTAGCGGCAGCATGTGGGTCGTGCATCCAAAGAATGCGCGAAAAGCACTCGCTTTCCAACTAGCTGATGCGGGTTACGACATTTGGCTATTTAATGCACGTGGCACCTCCGCCTCTCTCGGACATCGGAACTTGACGATTCACGATGCTCGCTACTGGAATTTCAGCTGGCATGAAATCGGATTTTATGACATTCCGAAAAGTATTGATTACATCCTCAAAAGGAGCGGGAAAAATTCGCTTTATTATGCGGGTCACAGTCAAGGTTGCAGTGTTTTTGCCGTTGCAATGAGCACTCGACCTTCGTATAATGCAAAAGTACGTCGTGCCATTCTCATGACGCCCGGGCTTTTTGTGCACAATGTGCAAGGACTTGCTAGAACTCTCGTCGAATCTCGTTTCGGAGACGGATTAAGgaggatttttaaatttttgcaagttCATTGGTGGCCATCGAGGAATCCGGTGGTGAAAAGTGTCTTTGTTGACGTTTGTCGCGATAAATCGATGATTTTCTTGTGTACGTGGGCGTTTCTCGAGATTGTTGGACCATTATCgaaatttcaggaaaaaagtgattttatgttgtttttcGTACGAGATTTGGCAGATAATATTTCCGTGAGGCAATTAATTCATTTGCAATCGCTAGTGCAACAAAAGAACTTTGTCATGTACGATTACGGAGAAAAGaggaatttaaaagtttatggcCAAAGAACACCGAGAAATTATGATTTGTCGTTGCTGACTGTTCCAGTGGTGATTATGGGAGCAGTTAATGATGCATTGGTCACAAAGGaggtaattttgtgaaaatttattttaaaatttctctcaaattattttttttttttttactttaaaaaaaactaaaaaaaatgtttttaacgataaaattatttttgaacattaaattaaaatatttaattcaaaaattatttaattcaaattatttaattttaaatttatttaatacttaaaattttgttaaaattttaaatttcgtttaaatttaaaaaaatatttttttttattttctatcacataaaaaaatttaatttaaaattaattttttaaaataattatgttgAATTATAGTTATGTGgtcacaaatttaattttttagttgggttttttttttcaaacaattttttctaaaaaaaaaaataaatttaatctccGAAAGTagatgataatatttttacgaaaaaattttaaaataaattttttaagaccctaattttgataaattaaatttttaaatattttaggacATTTTACGTGACGCCACTACCCTAAGGAACGTACAAGACGTCATCATGCTCCCCGGAAACCACCTGGAGTTCTTCTACGAACCGCAAGGACTTTCACAGCTGAAGCAAAATATGCTGAAATTCTTCAACAATAGTACCTCAATTGTTGAAACTTATTGAATTACGtttataatatgtattttttgttggttctTTGTTCCTTTGCTGCCATTAAATATCAATAGATCAtgccgtaaaataaaaatagtttcacaataaaacaaatatgacatatataaaaacattcaatcattttttttttttggcaaatcgATATGCGCCATCATTGTACCCTACGCaacaaagttatgaaaaaaaagaaaagaaaactgctcattctataaaaatataaatatttcatttatattttacgaGCACGATATAGCATGAAGCATATGTTACCGATAAAGAAGCTTAACCATGAACTATTGcggaaaatttacttttccttttttttttcttcgtcgaaTTTTATTGTGTAGTGTATTATTTTCCGTATTTCCCTCTAGAGCGGGGGGTTTCGCTGATGAAAAGAGCGCGCCGCACACACATATggagaacaataaaaattattgatgttTTCGCATGCCATGCTGATTGGATGCAAAAATGTGGAATTCCTTGTACTTTTTgatgaagaaacaaaaaaaaagttgtatatTATAATTTGCTCATATCAAGAATTTATCTGCTAACAacggcacacaaaaaaaatcatgatttaTGAAGAATTTCTCCatcaatttcaagaatttgctGAAATATGTCAACATGATTGGATTTATGTACTATTTAATAGAGAAACAGAGAGAGTAACGAGTATCGAGCATGATATGTAAATTCCTCAATCATCATGCCATATTATGTGTGTCGTATAtgtacaaaaaagtgaatcCTTAGAATTTTCCAGTCACTACGACGGAATGCATGcgacgaaaatttattcagatcAGGGAATGAAATGTATTACcagcaaatttatattttgtgacATTCTTACTACAAAACGTTGGTAGTGTATGCGACTTGCGACCTACTTTGTCATCAAATATACCTTCTTTGTTCGCTCAGTtcacaacaacgaaaaaaaaaatacagaaaaaaactaacagCATAAAACATCACTTTGACGCATAAGACccgacaaaaaaatgaaatcgcTATGAGAACATGTACGGGGACATGCAAGCAAATATTCAGAGACAACGCGGAATGAGTGAATGAATGAGTGAAGTAAAATGTATCAactgaaataatgaaaaactttttttcttttcttttctttggaACGAGAAAAAACGCATTCTAAAGACCGACGGagtagaaaataaaagttgttccTGTCTCTTGCAGTTTAAAATCCCTTGCGTtctttaataagttttttttttcggtggaGACGCCgcactgttttttttatttttgtcaaaaaagtcaaatcgataaaaaaaagtttttcttaccattaaaaaagaacaaaaaatagtccaatatttttcaataaatcctTGTTCCGTTgatgaattttcttgaaacaatttttttctctcaatttttttttcttttttttttaattgaacaataatttctttttgaaagcactctcacttttttatttatttatttattatctcaTTTAGCAACTTTTCAGTcacttttaatgtaaaaagtaCTTTGAgccttgttattattaaaatttatccttCAACATTTATCTTgtgcaaattatttatttttttccactttCACTAAACTTTCGCTCGTAATGCACTAAGAGACCTTTAATAGCCTTGCTTCACagagagaggaaaaatataagaatattattattaatattaagacAGAAAAGTAGGTAAAATATTATCATCAAAGCTCTTGTTgttcctttttcttctttcgttcCGTTCTACGAGACACGCAAGACGAACTAAGTGAACCACTTCATTTATCAAaatcataaacaaaaataacattatttctaattttttgtgcttccACTCCACGGTAGGTACCGAAGGTGAAGGTGTGATGTTATGATGATAGAACAGGTgcaatttgtaatttaattataacatctttacaagacaagacaagactttcaattaatttttctagctgtttttattgttttttttatataaaaaataacttttttttaatttattatgtaaaatattcatgaaacttcttttttctgataaactttttttttcaacgatcacgtgtagtaaaaaaaacttttttcggaATAAATCGTCTTTACAcataaatgacgaaaaaaaaattgtttcggtCTACAAGGAACTGAGGATTAGCACAtccattgttaaaatttagcgATATCActgtgtaataaaataaaagaggagatacacaaaaaatacgaaGTCGAATGCGTAACgaacaaaaatacaataaaacaGTAGgattaacgcaaaaaaaaactaaatgtcttagaaaaagagaaaaaaaacaagttgtcACATAAATGAAATTCCATTATAATGGGTACAAGCACATTACGGTAGCTGGTCGACGAACGACGACATGGTAcgtgttttttcttttaattaaattaaattggaggaaaatttgttagaaagaTATTTGGAGACAAAAGTAGTTAAAATGTATGTGTTGGAccttctttctttattttttggaaaaattagataaattttggtaaatgAAGTCGTAGAGGagctttgatattttttataatttttttttcaattttattattatttttttgaattatgtaaataaattttgttgaatgaaGTTGAACAAGagctttgataaaatatttatttttaatatttttttttctattttaatttttgttactttttttttgttttttttttttaatttttttttttcaatatttatttaaatattttttttaaattattttttcatgttatttgCGTGTTATCGGAAATTTCTACACCAgcactttttatttgttattcaacttttttttaacatttttttatttattgttgataTAGTATAATATTTTCCACTTTGTTATCAGTCATTCacataaaattcacttttgttGCACCGGCGGTCGCGCGCGGCTTTTTTCAatcgaaattcaattaataatgaataatattttttaaaatagaattcaaacaatttattgATCGTCGATtctattgttttgtttttctttactATTTTcagtccaaaaaaaattattcgcgacgaaaataaaaataataattaattatttaattgctttaatttccttttttatttaatttttattgtgtgtctgtgtgtggtttatttttttttattcctttctATTATTTGAACtactgaagaaaattaataaattagttGCATGACACACGATAGAATGTCGGAACAAGTCGGTATGAACTATATGACGTCCTAGACGAGAATGACTAACGAATTATGGATAAAAAGCAGAGTGAAAGAATGGTGTTCCGTACGGTGTGTAGTAGATTTTTTGTGTGGCGAGGGGAAAAAGTCGTGTTCGTGTTTTCGTTGGTGTGTTGTACGTGCATTGATGATCGTCATTGAAAACTGAGCAAATTGAGCAACTTTTGAAAAAGGATACGAATTCTCGTTGCATTCGAAGGGGAAgctgtgatttttatttggaatcgaatttgaattgatttttaattaaattcgcagttttatgtgaatttttgatgaattgatTAGTAATTTTATGGAGAGGAAGTTTTAATAACTCgtaaattgcacaaaaatacaaaataagtcataaaaaatgtttttgggtcataaaattaacatttaattgaaattagtcATGCttgtgatttttgttcaaatttttgcacttgaattaatttttattcattattttatatttttattattttaaattatttttttaattagtttttattttgatagtttcttgagaaattttatttgtttttgtcaatgaaaatttttctgaatttttttatgaaggacATCAATTTTATCTGATTTAATTCCactatttttaactatttttattttttttattgcatttgttattttattttatttttgttttattttattttttctacatttaaaattttttctaaaattaataaaattaaagaataaattctCAAGCAAATTCTCCTAAATTAAcggcaaacaaaaataaaacgatgattatttatgtcaaagaaaaacggggagaaaacaaaataattccgtttaagttaaatttcttcaacgaATGCAAGAGGAAACAAAACATAGCCCGTTATTTGATTTTCTCCTCCAGTATTTGAaccaaatttcaaagaaatcatcatcatttctcCTCCACTAACGAAACGACAACTTCTTCAGTTCTTTATCAGTCTGTTTTGTATCTCCCTTCTTTACTATATCCTGCTGTTATAACATTCAAAATACTTGAAATACGAAAACGAAGAGGAGATTTACGAAATTCCGTCATCGATGATTGTTAGAAGGGGACCGTAAAAATCTTTCAGGAGAATTttattaacgaattttttgttacttcaatttttgctatttttcgtTTCTCCCTTCGTTTCATCATTCAACGTTCctaacaatcatcatcatgatattttcaaaatcatcATTGAACGAACGAAATATTCTCACTTCGTTTCTCCTCTCATTTCGTTAATCATCGGATTCCACTTTGCACTGTACGTTCAAGTCAGAAAATATTACGGAAAGTAAAACACgtgtgaataataataaaagaagaatGTAAACAGAGAGAAGAGAGAGCGGTGGctcaaaaaaacgaaacgaatTGTATTGTGTGGGTGTTTTGCAAGTAATATGTGTCTGTGGGAAAATTCAAACGAGACGATTTTTTGCACTAGTTAACGGTGCATACAAGAAAATCTCACGAAGAATTGTTAATTGGTACTAAAATCTATGATTTTATTACAACTTTTGTTAAATGTGttcttaattgtttaatttgtagataaaaattgcaagttttattttacttttattcggTGTTAAATTTcttagtgaaaatttattatgtgaaaattcaatgaaattgtgtcgagaaaaaataaactttaaagctcgatgaataaaatacaatggaaaaattattgaagtaCTCTTGAAAGAAAAACTCTTAGGAACAGAATAGAAAACTTGAATGTgatcgataaaaattcaagagttttttaatttacaaaaaataacatctgTTGTGAAAAttcatccatttttttaaattttaacagttttctGCCTTCTACTAAAtaaggcgccatccatttacggcgtcggataaaaagggacattttttgacccccaccTCCCCTATAATCGAAAACCGTCGGAATTTAAAAACTccccctaatttacgacgtactttttattaaaatacccccttgaaaaattgtttaaaattagctcaaatttatatggcaatttgtggaaaattgtaaatgtttactcagtaaattaaaaaaaaaacagatcaaACAAGTTTGAAGCACTTAAATATTACtgacaaaaatgacaagaAAGAATTTATGCGACGTCGTATTTTCCTTTTGCCCCCCTCCCCTACGTCGAAATCCATCGGAGATTAATGGACCCCCACCCCTCAAATTTCCGACGCcataaatggatggcgccataatagttttcattgaaaaattttttttaattttttatcagacttttttaagttctttcaatagaacaacttttattgttcaccaaaatattttttttttgttttttttctgtaaataaaaaattaccgacaactgaataaaatttattttttttcgtttgaaccTATTTAACACCAACTACTCCAAGAACAagtaactttaaataattaatcgtattaaaaattgcataaattcaACAACACatcaagttttatatttttaactgtttttAGGCTTTTTAACCCTACCAGACTTCCTTTGATGTTTCTCATCCATCCATATGTTGATAACAAGAGCTTTATTCACATATTTCGTCAACAAGCCACTAAGGGGAagaacaaaagaatttttaccttttgataaaaaatttcaatatttttttttgccaagctTGACTTTTAAGCATCGACCTAAAATGTGTTTGTGCTTAAAAgaaatgcaaacaaaaaatatgaatttactTTTCGGTGTAGGatgcagttttttttcaacttaattaaatgaatgcaTCCAGCTGCGAAGAAAGTTTCAGTAATTAGTAAAGTTCAGAGTAAAATCAATGCAAATGATCGAATCAAGCCTTTTATGGAATTATAAAGTAACCGGAATTAACAACAAGTTTCAGTGACTTACTCCATCTCTGCAtcgtaataatataattttaatcttcAATGACCTGAAATTTCCTTTACTTACATCGCGACCACATCCATATTTATGAGATAAATCGATTATTTGGTTTTAAACCCATATTTAGtgctaataaataataaattagtaatTAATAAGTTTGTACACGCCTTTTGTTTCCCTCACATATTCGTTCGTTCATTCATGAGATTTCTCGACGAGATTTTAgattttgatctttttgtgtctgtttgttttgttgaactttgttttaatttattagcgCCTTTTCTGCACCGCACTCAAAACAGAAAAGAAAagcaaaagtaagaaaaatcaattcgagcgcaaaaaaaaacaaaaataagcaAATCCGAAAAATAAGCAGAGCAATATTTCAACAACAAGGGTTacctacaaaatttattcttatgtAATTCaccgtaaaattattaattaagtgTATGTTCGTGTGCTGCTCCAGACTGTTTGTTGCTGCGCTCAACAGCCGTCTCTGTACATGCGAGAATTATGAGCGTAGAAAGAAAGAAGGAAGAAATATTTCGTCGAATGGGCACTAAAAGGtgtttagtaaaattaatgatttataaatgaacaaaaagatTTATGATGTTTCAGCAATAATTTATAtgattccttttttatttttgttttaatgaataaagaacattcctttttttgttttcaagtaTTCTCTCGCTCATCGTggaatcgtaaaattttttaaatattaccaAAATTGAGTTTTATGACTTTCAACGCccgaatatttattattaatttatgccCTGAATTTCGAGAGTGATTGCATAACGcgtcataaacttttttttttacaaaaaaaaatgatttacaaTTATTGTCTgtattttttcctaatttgaaattattaacagACGGACCTAACACAACACGTAAATTCtgataaaaatcttacaaTTTATCTCCCACGAACGAATGTTTTTTACTCATCAACAAAGCTGCTGAAGATGGTAAGTAGATATTGCTATCGAACGAACATCAGcttgtagaaaaaataagttattagGCAGATATTATTGACGGCTGTTgagttgttgatgatgatgcagCGGTGTACGCTGTAACTTACAACAAACTAttaaaatcttgtaaaataaTGAGTCTATcatcttctatttttattataaaaagtcTTCGATGAAAAGGGAATGATTTAATGGGTTTTGTGTTGAACCGGTTCACATTTTCAAGGTTTCAACgagaaattaatgtaaaaacagaaaaaactgTCATAAAAAGTATTGGAAGAAGGTCTCTAGGTTTTTAACAGTTGCATTGGAGAGAAAAACTGAACGATGCGGTGGAAGATTAAGGTCAGTCACAATGAcagtttttttcaagaaattgatttttgtacgaaaactcactagttgcttaaaaattttcatgagggTAGGAACATTAGGTTTCGACGgcataaattatgttttattatcTTTGCATTAAAACAAATGGGTAAAAATATCGTCAATAGCTGATGGTAGCTTGGAAGTATCATTTCGCAAGTCCAGATTTCTTAGAGCAAACAGCAGAAATTGTTTCTGTAACGGTTCTATTTTCGCGGATTTACAGCCTTCAAttatatttcagaaaaaatatgaatgagaGCTATGTCTTGGCCTTGGTCTGTTGAAGAACGTCGTTCCATTTGAATCTGTTTTGTGCCTCTGTCCGCCAAATGTTAATGTAAAGCACCCTTAGATACGCTTGGACCTAATCGATCTAACTTGCTTTAAGTCACCCAACACCTCCATGCCGTTCAGGATCTCTTCGGAACAGTGATACTGGAGCTCAATCTGCTAAATGCTAAATGACGTTCTAAATGAGTTAAGAATGAG
It encodes:
- the LOC134828704 gene encoding lipase 3-like, with the translated sequence MSLHIVTAIVIFTSLTQNVLSEDKSLSSYIQDLGYPAEVHEVTTQDGYVLTLHRIPKSPKTKNSTKSSPILFVHGIGVSGSLFIVPIPSVDKGIAYMLSDAGYDIWILHSRGTHLSMRHIKHPPHSKKFWDFSWHEIGLFDVTTSIDYILRTTRRKKIHYVGLSQGSTAFLVALSQRPDYNRKVASSYLLVPVGSLVHVAGFAKFMIESRIADRLVKTFGDANLHYLPLKNDFLKQTLKIFCQDRVRFTLCQELIEFSIGRFNASLDVYELLFTFVEMVDNVGAKQFQHYIQVKRSARFQLYDNGKTRNQQIYKTKTPPLYNLTNIAVPVTLVSGKFDNLASEKDVLILKSKLANVRHLNFEANHIDFLGVSGILNEIKDDMIQFMRRNE
- the LOC134828705 gene encoding lipase 1-like translates to MVNGRTLINLLTLVNATTLLFRHQGKKISDPIAQQIRKYGYPVEVHDIYTDDGYRLRLHRIPHGAYANAQSGKKHKIRPKMLGEPLLLVHGAVCSGSMWVVHPKNARKALAFQLADAGYDIWLFNARGTSASLGHRNLTIHDARYWNFSWHEIGFYDIPKSIDYILKRSGKNSLYYAGHSQGCSVFAVAMSTRPSYNAKVRRAILMTPGLFVHNVQGLARTLVESRFGDGLRRIFKFLQVHWWPSRNPVVKSVFVDVCRDKSMIFLCTWAFLEIVGPLSKFQEKSDFMLFFVRDLADNISVRQLIHLQSLVQQKNFVMYDYGEKRNLKVYGQRTPRNYDLSLLTVPVVIMGAVNDALVTKEDILRDATTLRNVQDVIMLPGNHLEFFYEPQGLSQLKQNMLKFFNNSTSIVETY